Proteins encoded by one window of Rubrobacter indicoceani:
- a CDS encoding dodecin family protein has translation MSVARVTEISATSTTSFEDAINEGISRATESLRGVEGAWVKDMNLLIEDGNITGYKVNLAVTFVLEGSS, from the coding sequence ATGAGCGTCGCCAGAGTAACTGAGATAAGTGCCACCTCGACCACAAGTTTTGAGGATGCGATCAACGAGGGAATAAGCCGCGCTACGGAGAGCCTTCGCGGTGTCGAAGGAGCCTGGGTCAAGGATATGAACCTCCTTATAGAAGACGGCAACATCACCGGCTACAAGGTGAACCTGGCAGTGACGTTTGTACTGGAGGGTAGCTCCTAG
- a CDS encoding GGDEF domain-containing protein has product MGWLDGYKRRLYLVMFLSGALSSSFAWALNEYSGNTSAFTRTVFGTVVISTSVFAAITYLRPSAVRFVQEALYVVIGGVLFSVLAYSLYADLTDRLQVVSLFSMFLFMPFLYIFVFLAYDEPGALVRSGIILAATVGISLPALIDERFHSLIVAPNTILLSYLAAVLIIVQLYMLAKMKESLKSAEHLTRVDPLTSLLNRRGFEEVLDGRIEAALQHNTALSMVVFDLDNFKTLNDTLGHDAGDEALVSVARTVETGLRETDAFARWGGEEFAVLCPDTSSDEAYLFAERLRSQVEKLDVTASFGVSTLALGTDKDDLTKQADLALYAAKESGKNRTEIYGEKADEELEKPL; this is encoded by the coding sequence ATGGGCTGGCTGGATGGTTACAAACGCAGGTTGTACCTGGTGATGTTTTTGAGCGGGGCTTTGTCGTCGAGCTTTGCGTGGGCACTCAACGAATACAGCGGTAACACGTCCGCTTTCACCCGGACCGTCTTCGGGACGGTCGTGATCTCGACCTCTGTATTTGCCGCCATTACGTATCTCAGGCCGTCCGCCGTGCGCTTTGTGCAGGAGGCTCTCTACGTCGTGATCGGGGGCGTCCTGTTCTCGGTTCTGGCTTACTCGCTCTACGCCGACCTGACCGACCGCCTGCAGGTGGTCTCGCTCTTCAGCATGTTCCTGTTCATGCCGTTTCTATATATCTTCGTGTTTCTGGCCTACGACGAGCCGGGCGCGCTGGTGCGCTCCGGGATCATCCTCGCCGCCACGGTCGGTATCTCGCTTCCGGCCCTGATAGACGAGCGGTTCCACAGCCTCATCGTCGCGCCGAACACCATCCTGCTCTCGTACCTGGCCGCCGTCCTGATCATCGTACAGCTCTACATGCTCGCGAAGATGAAGGAGAGCCTCAAGAGCGCGGAGCACCTGACACGGGTGGACCCTCTCACCTCGCTTCTTAACCGTCGGGGCTTTGAGGAGGTGCTCGACGGGCGCATCGAAGCCGCGCTTCAGCACAACACCGCCCTCTCCATGGTCGTCTTCGACCTCGACAACTTCAAGACGCTGAACGATACGCTCGGACACGACGCAGGCGACGAGGCCCTCGTCTCCGTAGCCCGCACCGTCGAGACCGGCCTCAGGGAGACCGACGCCTTTGCCCGGTGGGGCGGGGAGGAGTTCGCCGTTCTCTGCCCGGACACCTCGAGCGACGAAGCGTACCTGTTCGCCGAGCGGCTCCGGTCCCAGGTTGAAAAGCTCGACGTAACGGCGAGCTTCGGCGTCTCAACGCTCGCCCTCGGGACCGACAAGGACGACCTGACAAAACAGGCCGACCTCGCCCTCTACGCCGCAAAGGAAAGCGGAAAGAACCGGACGGAGATCTACGGAGAAAAAGCGGACGAAGAGCTCGAAAAGCCGCTGTAG
- a CDS encoding sulfotransferase family protein has protein sequence MEQLRDYRARSRRFDRLVGVWMSNEAVAGAVRSSVLGADGLTRKLRSKMSGSGYSSVFFVAGEMRSGTSWLRRTISAHPEISCGGEGSFFGRDYDHEGIPVYSGPVSSLTRPFALSEDSFRAWHGMPWNAWAGDADEDLKNIVRRSVDYFLEKEVERTGKRIIGDKSPQHTENLDEIHAYYPDAKVIHIIRDGRDVAVSAMNHWWRLAQDSGQPDFHLTDKELKKRDAYRADREAFIASGSSIFAGDRLAQLARRWNYRVEKARRDGPSHFGENYLELRYEDLLARSEETVERTLDFLGAASGDELVKRCIRASSFENASSRRQGEEDSSSFFRKGIAGDWKNVFTERDREVYEEIAGGLLREAGYGVGREVGERA, from the coding sequence ATGGAACAGTTGAGGGACTACCGGGCGAGAAGCAGACGCTTCGACCGTCTGGTCGGGGTCTGGATGTCCAACGAAGCCGTCGCGGGGGCTGTGAGATCCTCCGTTCTCGGAGCCGACGGGCTGACAAGGAAGCTGCGATCGAAGATGTCGGGGAGCGGCTACAGCTCGGTCTTTTTCGTGGCCGGGGAGATGCGGAGCGGCACGTCGTGGCTCCGGCGGACCATCAGCGCACACCCGGAGATCTCCTGCGGCGGGGAGGGGAGCTTCTTCGGGCGGGACTACGACCACGAGGGAATCCCCGTGTACTCGGGGCCGGTATCGAGCCTCACCCGCCCCTTCGCGCTCTCGGAGGATAGCTTCCGGGCCTGGCACGGGATGCCGTGGAACGCCTGGGCCGGGGACGCCGACGAAGATTTAAAGAACATCGTCCGGCGGTCGGTCGACTATTTCCTTGAAAAGGAAGTCGAGCGGACCGGGAAAAGGATAATCGGGGACAAAAGCCCGCAGCACACGGAGAACCTCGATGAGATCCACGCCTACTACCCGGACGCAAAGGTTATCCACATAATCCGCGACGGTCGCGACGTGGCCGTGAGCGCGATGAACCACTGGTGGCGGCTGGCTCAGGACTCCGGCCAGCCCGACTTCCACCTGACGGACAAAGAACTGAAGAAGCGCGACGCCTACCGCGCCGACCGAGAAGCTTTCATCGCGAGCGGCAGCTCGATCTTCGCCGGGGATCGCCTCGCTCAGCTTGCCCGCCGCTGGAACTACCGGGTCGAGAAGGCCCGCCGCGATGGCCCGAGCCACTTCGGTGAGAACTACCTCGAACTCCGCTACGAGGACCTCCTTGCGCGGAGCGAGGAGACCGTAGAGCGCACCCTCGACTTTCTCGGGGCCGCAAGCGGAGATGAGCTCGTAAAGCGGTGCATCCGGGCTTCGAGCTTCGAGAACGCATCGAGTCGCCGGCAGGGCGAGGAAGATTCCTCTTCGTTCTTCAGGAAGGGCATCGCCGGGGACTGGAAAAACGTCTTCACCGAGCGCGACCGCGAGGTATACGAGGAGATAGCCGGGGGGCTTCTGCGGGAAGCCGGCTACGGAGTCGGCCGTGAAGTCGGGGAGCGAGCGTGA
- a CDS encoding glycosyltransferase family 4 protein, with the protein MRILFAAHQFFPEHYAGVEIITLGLAKELRRRGHETFVLAPKRSIPVSDLGPGEVEEYEFEGVPVRRVGRPTEGLGRPYRLDFDNGVMAERAGEYLDEIQPDVIHAEHFQGLSASVIGVFSGYDAPLVYTATDFWTVCPVVDLRRHDGTMCTGPDLPECMKCIASRYPGSRMKLVVDSVPKPVARLAEKVARTPVGEKMPVLGQVRALSERPGFIREKMRGVDHVVAYTRLMEDILERNGIGEGKVEVSPYGIDTSRIKARSPQPGPDGPLRIGFIGTLAPHKGCDILIKAVTRIENADVKLDIYGNLERFKPFIERMRETTGGDGRVNFAGPFQRERVGEVLGSLDVLVVPSRWYENQPGVILEAFASGIPVVATDLGGMSEFVHHEKNGLLFALDDAEDLSKQLTRLASEPGLLQRLRDGIGPVKTVSDDADELEALYAKLLEDRRASAVESRLS; encoded by the coding sequence GTGAGGATCCTCTTTGCGGCGCATCAGTTCTTTCCGGAGCACTACGCGGGGGTCGAGATCATCACCCTCGGTCTTGCAAAGGAGCTTCGCCGTCGCGGCCACGAGACTTTCGTCCTTGCCCCGAAGCGGAGCATCCCCGTAAGCGACCTCGGCCCCGGCGAGGTGGAGGAGTACGAGTTCGAGGGCGTCCCGGTGCGGCGTGTCGGCCGCCCGACCGAGGGGCTCGGAAGACCCTACCGGCTCGACTTCGACAACGGGGTCATGGCCGAGCGGGCGGGCGAGTACCTGGACGAGATCCAACCCGACGTTATCCACGCGGAGCATTTTCAGGGTCTGTCCGCGAGCGTTATCGGGGTTTTCTCCGGGTACGACGCGCCGCTCGTCTACACGGCGACGGACTTCTGGACGGTCTGCCCGGTCGTTGACCTGCGCCGCCACGACGGGACGATGTGCACCGGCCCCGACCTCCCGGAGTGCATGAAGTGCATCGCCAGCCGGTACCCGGGGTCGAGGATGAAGCTTGTCGTGGACAGCGTCCCCAAGCCCGTCGCCCGGCTTGCGGAGAAGGTCGCCCGGACGCCGGTCGGGGAGAAGATGCCGGTGCTCGGGCAGGTGCGCGCTCTGAGCGAACGCCCCGGTTTTATCCGCGAGAAGATGCGCGGCGTCGACCACGTCGTTGCCTACACCCGGCTTATGGAGGATATCCTTGAGCGCAACGGCATCGGCGAGGGGAAGGTGGAGGTCTCGCCCTACGGCATAGACACGAGCCGCATCAAAGCCCGAAGCCCGCAGCCGGGGCCGGACGGACCGCTCCGCATCGGGTTTATCGGGACGCTCGCGCCTCACAAGGGCTGCGACATCCTTATAAAAGCCGTAACGAGGATAGAGAATGCCGACGTGAAGCTCGACATCTACGGAAACCTTGAGCGGTTCAAGCCGTTTATAGAGCGCATGCGGGAGACGACGGGCGGCGACGGACGGGTGAACTTCGCCGGACCGTTTCAGCGCGAGCGGGTCGGGGAGGTTCTGGGTTCGCTGGACGTTCTGGTCGTGCCGTCGCGGTGGTACGAGAATCAGCCGGGGGTGATCCTCGAAGCCTTCGCAAGCGGCATCCCGGTCGTTGCAACGGACCTCGGCGGGATGAGCGAGTTTGTCCACCACGAGAAAAACGGCCTGCTCTTCGCCTTAGACGACGCGGAAGACCTCTCAAAACAGCTGACGCGGCTGGCAAGCGAGCCGGGCCTGCTGCAGAGGCTCCGCGACGGCATAGGCCCGGTCAAGACGGTCTCCGACGACGCCGACGAGCTCGAGGCGCTCTACGCAAAACTGCTGGAGGACCGCCGGGCTTCCGCCGTCGAAAGCAGGCTCTCCTGA
- a CDS encoding sulfotransferase domain-containing protein, with translation MPGKPGGVRSLASKTGRRVASGAISKLRDFPGFERRVSDLFWSSDDGRRVRRQIAEQDREIAFLKERLTSLSGEAEVSYGSPVFFVQGNQKSGTTWLMKMLDAHPEVLCRGEGRPFGRNFSKAGRSGYPAASLYNTLSSSEKLETWIKNSVWSKRDDPERHIDSLSGLAIEYFLKDKLLKSGKKFVGDKTVLLGPDVMKEVSRLTPRSKVIHIVRDGRDVAVSTTHHIWNQAEDRGGNTAITPEQVSRREAYERDPQSVIASGGIFVEGWLERYAGRWSALIQNNIRDGREILGDNYTEVRYEDLIATPEREMARLFGFLGADQSPETVRSCVAAASFEKLSEGRKPGEEAASFFRKGIAGDWKNVFTERNKREFKAGAGRLLIDLGYECDEGW, from the coding sequence ATGCCCGGCAAGCCCGGCGGCGTGCGCTCCCTGGCGAGTAAAACGGGCCGGAGGGTGGCTTCGGGGGCTATATCGAAGCTGAGGGACTTTCCGGGCTTCGAGCGGCGGGTGAGCGACCTTTTCTGGAGCTCGGACGATGGTCGGCGCGTCCGGCGGCAGATAGCGGAGCAGGACCGCGAGATAGCGTTTCTGAAAGAGCGCCTGACGAGCCTCTCAGGCGAGGCGGAGGTCAGCTACGGCTCGCCGGTCTTCTTTGTCCAGGGAAACCAGAAGTCCGGTACGACGTGGCTGATGAAGATGCTCGACGCGCACCCGGAGGTCCTGTGCCGGGGGGAGGGTCGTCCGTTCGGCAGGAACTTCAGCAAGGCCGGAAGGAGCGGCTACCCGGCGGCCTCGCTGTACAACACGCTCTCCTCCTCCGAAAAGCTCGAGACCTGGATAAAGAACTCCGTCTGGAGCAAGCGCGACGACCCCGAGCGCCACATAGACAGCCTCAGCGGCCTCGCCATCGAGTACTTCCTCAAGGACAAGCTTCTGAAGTCGGGCAAGAAGTTCGTCGGGGACAAAACGGTCCTGCTCGGGCCGGACGTGATGAAGGAGGTCTCCCGCCTGACGCCCCGCTCGAAGGTTATCCACATCGTCCGCGACGGACGCGACGTGGCGGTCTCCACAACCCACCACATCTGGAACCAGGCCGAAGACCGGGGCGGGAACACGGCCATCACCCCGGAGCAGGTCTCCCGGCGCGAAGCGTACGAGCGCGACCCGCAGTCCGTTATAGCTTCCGGGGGGATCTTCGTCGAAGGCTGGCTCGAGAGATACGCCGGCCGGTGGAGCGCCCTGATACAGAACAACATCCGCGACGGGCGGGAGATCCTCGGCGACAACTACACCGAAGTCCGCTACGAAGACCTGATAGCCACCCCCGAGCGGGAGATGGCGCGCCTCTTCGGGTTCCTCGGAGCCGACCAGAGCCCCGAAACCGTGCGGAGCTGCGTCGCCGCCGCGAGCTTCGAGAAGCTCTCGGAAGGCCGTAAACCCGGCGAAGAGGCCGCCTCGTTTTTCAGGAAAGGCATCGCCGGGGACTGGAAGAACGTCTTCACCGAGCGCAACAAGCGCGAGTTCAAAGCCGGGGCGGGCCGGTTGCTCATAGACCTCGGCTACGAATGCGACGAAGGATGGTAG
- the pcaB gene encoding 3-carboxy-cis,cis-muconate cycloisomerase produces MDLLDSGDVFEGIFVSEALRKTTDGGAWVRAMLAAEAALALAGARAGLFPLEDAEAIASVCRSVEADAGLSAEALALKARASGNPVPPLVERLTTAVREATGEEAARYVHRGATSQDVLDTAAMLVTRDAIGLILTDLDRLCAALAALADGHRATLMSGRTLMQHAVPTTFGLKAAGWLSSLVAAGQGLRRAGETLPAQLGGAAGTLASLGEPGIRVLEEFASELGLREAAVPWHTHRHPVAGVGGALSLTCGTVGKIAGDLVLLAQTEVGEVAEAPGGGRGGSSTLPHKRNPILSVTAVSAGRRGRAEAAALLGAMDHEHERAAGAWHAEWGTLTGALRYTGGAVALTREAVSGLEVNVRRMRENLGLTDGLLLAENLTTLAARNLGRLEAHERVGAACRRVLSGGGTLREEVAADSDLAAALGKDGAARALDPERYLGSAGEFVDRALDEYRTYLTERPEESE; encoded by the coding sequence TTGGATCTCCTGGATAGCGGCGATGTTTTCGAGGGGATCTTTGTCTCGGAAGCCCTTCGGAAGACAACGGACGGCGGGGCGTGGGTTCGGGCGATGCTCGCCGCCGAGGCGGCCCTTGCGCTGGCCGGGGCGAGGGCCGGGCTCTTCCCGCTCGAAGACGCCGAGGCGATAGCGTCCGTCTGCCGCTCCGTCGAAGCCGATGCCGGGCTCTCAGCCGAAGCCCTCGCGCTAAAGGCCCGGGCCTCCGGCAACCCCGTGCCGCCGCTCGTCGAGCGTCTGACCACGGCCGTTAGGGAGGCGACCGGGGAGGAGGCCGCCCGTTATGTACACCGGGGGGCCACAAGCCAGGACGTGCTGGATACCGCTGCGATGCTTGTAACGCGGGATGCCATCGGCCTCATACTCACCGACCTCGACCGGCTCTGCGCCGCCCTCGCCGCCCTCGCCGACGGACACCGCGCAACCCTTATGTCCGGACGAACCCTGATGCAGCACGCCGTTCCGACGACCTTCGGGCTTAAAGCGGCGGGCTGGCTATCCTCCCTTGTCGCGGCGGGCCAAGGGTTGAGAAGGGCCGGAGAAACCCTGCCCGCCCAGCTCGGCGGGGCCGCCGGGACGCTCGCCTCGCTCGGCGAGCCGGGCATAAGGGTCCTTGAAGAATTCGCCTCGGAGCTTGGTCTGAGAGAGGCCGCCGTACCCTGGCATACGCACCGGCACCCGGTCGCCGGGGTCGGGGGGGCGCTCTCGCTGACCTGCGGAACGGTCGGGAAGATCGCCGGGGACCTCGTTCTGCTGGCGCAGACCGAGGTCGGGGAGGTTGCGGAAGCCCCGGGCGGCGGTCGCGGCGGCTCCTCGACCCTGCCGCACAAGCGCAACCCCATCCTGAGCGTAACCGCGGTCTCGGCCGGTCGTCGGGGTCGGGCCGAAGCCGCAGCGCTTCTCGGGGCGATGGACCACGAACACGAACGCGCCGCCGGAGCCTGGCACGCCGAGTGGGGAACCCTGACGGGTGCCCTCCGGTACACCGGCGGGGCCGTCGCCCTTACCAGAGAGGCCGTCTCGGGGCTGGAGGTCAATGTCCGGCGCATGCGCGAGAACCTGGGCCTCACCGACGGTCTGCTCCTCGCCGAGAACCTAACGACCTTGGCGGCCCGCAACCTGGGTCGGCTGGAAGCCCACGAGCGGGTCGGGGCGGCCTGTCGCCGCGTTCTCTCCGGCGGCGGTACGCTCCGGGAGGAAGTCGCCGCCGACTCGGACCTCGCCGCCGCGCTCGGCAAAGACGGGGCGGCCCGCGCCCTCGACCCGGAAAGGTACCTCGGCTCCGCCGGAGAGTTTGTAGACCGGGCGCTGGACGAATACCGAACCTACCTTACAGAGAGACCAGAGGAGAGCGAATGA